A single window of Larimichthys crocea isolate SSNF chromosome XII, L_crocea_2.0, whole genome shotgun sequence DNA harbors:
- the LOC113747134 gene encoding homeodomain-interacting protein kinase 1-like isoform X2: MAPAVEAGHILSSSTSSYSVLEFIGEGCFGRVARCQKLETKEVVAVKILKDIHDIEGTEKELSMLEHISVLNPDHTNVVKFFEWFDHMGQTCLAFEMLDGSLYDLLQERSLNPLSVKEVRPIAQQLLVTLDALKGLGVLHTDIKPDNIMLVNKQDQPFRIKLIDFGEAISVADVQPGLVIQPIGYRAPEVALGLPFTEAVDVWGVGCVLAYLYLADDLFPFVCVYQMMKRIVEVLGQPEDHLLCAGKYTEYFFCQEEAADGPAWRLMTPDEFAEANDLILQEENSDADLPSSLDDLVNVYPRENADEFEDRTAFIDLLKQLLHLVGDQRISPHQALQHSFIAMSHLTEHPCSSDYLFTSQTLMSFCPMEDRMNTTAATTGSSSDEDPAARSEEELSNAIYDIEPSDCSSDEGIADVTYVTESSDCSSDEGISDVTYDIEPSNRSSDGHSPPNDDLAHWSFHRVRPPFLKDEDPAARSSDGHSLSSDVDLAHWSFQRVQPPWLKGEDPAATSSDGTKTPDRTAAASASSGLNLFSRVATTFSCCCHPTVED, from the exons ATGGCGCCTGCGGTCGAGGCAGGTCACATTCTATCCAGCAGCACTTCCAGTTACTCTGTTCTGGAGTTCATCGGTGAAGGCTGCTTTGGTAGAGTGGCCAGGTGTCAAAAGCTGGAGACAAAAGAGGTAGTAGCGGTCAAGATCCTCAAAGACATTCATGACATTGAGGGCACAGAGAAAGAG CTGTCGATGTTAGAACACATCAGTGTCCTGAATCCAGACCACACTAACGTTGTGAAGTTCTTTGAGTGGTTTGATCATATGGGACAGACCTGTCTAGCATTTGAGATGCTGGATGGGAGTCTCTATGATCTGCTCCAAGAACGAAGCTTGAATCCACTGTCCGTGAAAGAAGTCCGACCAATTGCACAGCAG cTGTTGGTCACTTTGGATGCCCTCAAAGGTCTTGGTGTCCTGCATACTGACATTAAACCTGACAACATCATGTTAGTCAACAAGCAGGACCAGCCCTTCAGGATAAAACTCATAGACTTCGGTGAAGCAATTTCAGTTGCTGATGTCCAGCCTGGGTTGGTGATTCAGCCAATAGGTTACAG GGCTCCAGAGGTTGCTCTTGGCCTGCCCTTTACTGAGGCTGTTGATGTGTGGGGAGTTGGCTGTGTCCTGGCCTACCTCTACCTCGCAGATGACCTTTTCCCTTTCGTCTGTGTATATCAGATG ATGAAGCGCATTGTTGAAGTTCTCGGTCAACCAGAGGACCACCTGCTTTGTGCAGGGAAATATACAGAGTACTTCTTCTGTCAGGAGGAAGCTGCTGATGGTCCAGCATGGAGGCTGATG ACACCAGATGAATTCGCAGAAGCCAATGATCTGATACTACAAGAAGAAAACAGTGATGCTGACCTGCCCAGCTCTCTGGATGACCTAGTTAAT GTCTATCCAAGAGAGAACGCTGATGAATTTGAGGACAGGACGGCTTTTATAGACCTcctgaaacagctgctgcatCTTGTTGGGGATCAGAGAATCTCTCCCCATCAGGCTCTGCAGCACAGTTTCATTGCTATGTCCCACCTGACTGAGCACCCTTGCAGCAGTGACTA TCTGTTCACCTCCCAGACTCTGATGAGTTTTTGCCCAATGGAGGACAGGATGAACACCACTGCAGCCACCACAGGGTCATCTTCAGACGAAGATCCAGCTGCCCGGTCTGAGGAAGAACTGTCTAATGCCATCTACGACATAGAGCCATCTGACTGCTCTTCTGATGAAGGAATAGCTGATGTCACCTATGTCACAGAGTCATCTGACTGCTCTTCTGATGAAGGAATATCTGATGTCACCTATGACATAGAGCCATCTAACCGGTCTTCTGATGGACATTCTCCCCCCAATGACGATCTAGCACACTGGTCCTTTCATAGAGTTCGGCCTCCATTCCTAAAAGATGAAGATCCAGCTGCCAGGTCTTCTGATGGACATTCTCTCTCCAGTGATGTTGATCTAGCTCACTGGTCTTTTCAGAGAGTTCAGCCTCCATGGTTAAAAGGTGAAGATCCAGCTGCCACGTCTTCTGATGGCACTAAAACACCAGACCGCACTGCTGCAGCCTCAGCCTCCTCTGGTCTAAACCTCTTCAGCCGAGTTGCAACAACCTTTAGTTGCTGCTGCCACCCTACTGTGGAAGACTGA
- the LOC113747134 gene encoding homeodomain-interacting protein kinase 1-like isoform X1, which yields MSNLSSQASDASDASVTPMAPAVEAGHILSSSTSSYSVLEFIGEGCFGRVARCQKLETKEVVAVKILKDIHDIEGTEKELSMLEHISVLNPDHTNVVKFFEWFDHMGQTCLAFEMLDGSLYDLLQERSLNPLSVKEVRPIAQQLLVTLDALKGLGVLHTDIKPDNIMLVNKQDQPFRIKLIDFGEAISVADVQPGLVIQPIGYRAPEVALGLPFTEAVDVWGVGCVLAYLYLADDLFPFVCVYQMMKRIVEVLGQPEDHLLCAGKYTEYFFCQEEAADGPAWRLMTPDEFAEANDLILQEENSDADLPSSLDDLVNVYPRENADEFEDRTAFIDLLKQLLHLVGDQRISPHQALQHSFIAMSHLTEHPCSSDYLFTSQTLMSFCPMEDRMNTTAATTGSSSDEDPAARSEEELSNAIYDIEPSDCSSDEGIADVTYVTESSDCSSDEGISDVTYDIEPSNRSSDGHSPPNDDLAHWSFHRVRPPFLKDEDPAARSSDGHSLSSDVDLAHWSFQRVQPPWLKGEDPAATSSDGTKTPDRTAAASASSGLNLFSRVATTFSCCCHPTVED from the exons atgtcaaatctCAGTTCTCAGGCCTCAGATGCCTCTGATGCATCAG TCACACCGATGGCGCCTGCGGTCGAGGCAGGTCACATTCTATCCAGCAGCACTTCCAGTTACTCTGTTCTGGAGTTCATCGGTGAAGGCTGCTTTGGTAGAGTGGCCAGGTGTCAAAAGCTGGAGACAAAAGAGGTAGTAGCGGTCAAGATCCTCAAAGACATTCATGACATTGAGGGCACAGAGAAAGAG CTGTCGATGTTAGAACACATCAGTGTCCTGAATCCAGACCACACTAACGTTGTGAAGTTCTTTGAGTGGTTTGATCATATGGGACAGACCTGTCTAGCATTTGAGATGCTGGATGGGAGTCTCTATGATCTGCTCCAAGAACGAAGCTTGAATCCACTGTCCGTGAAAGAAGTCCGACCAATTGCACAGCAG cTGTTGGTCACTTTGGATGCCCTCAAAGGTCTTGGTGTCCTGCATACTGACATTAAACCTGACAACATCATGTTAGTCAACAAGCAGGACCAGCCCTTCAGGATAAAACTCATAGACTTCGGTGAAGCAATTTCAGTTGCTGATGTCCAGCCTGGGTTGGTGATTCAGCCAATAGGTTACAG GGCTCCAGAGGTTGCTCTTGGCCTGCCCTTTACTGAGGCTGTTGATGTGTGGGGAGTTGGCTGTGTCCTGGCCTACCTCTACCTCGCAGATGACCTTTTCCCTTTCGTCTGTGTATATCAGATG ATGAAGCGCATTGTTGAAGTTCTCGGTCAACCAGAGGACCACCTGCTTTGTGCAGGGAAATATACAGAGTACTTCTTCTGTCAGGAGGAAGCTGCTGATGGTCCAGCATGGAGGCTGATG ACACCAGATGAATTCGCAGAAGCCAATGATCTGATACTACAAGAAGAAAACAGTGATGCTGACCTGCCCAGCTCTCTGGATGACCTAGTTAAT GTCTATCCAAGAGAGAACGCTGATGAATTTGAGGACAGGACGGCTTTTATAGACCTcctgaaacagctgctgcatCTTGTTGGGGATCAGAGAATCTCTCCCCATCAGGCTCTGCAGCACAGTTTCATTGCTATGTCCCACCTGACTGAGCACCCTTGCAGCAGTGACTA TCTGTTCACCTCCCAGACTCTGATGAGTTTTTGCCCAATGGAGGACAGGATGAACACCACTGCAGCCACCACAGGGTCATCTTCAGACGAAGATCCAGCTGCCCGGTCTGAGGAAGAACTGTCTAATGCCATCTACGACATAGAGCCATCTGACTGCTCTTCTGATGAAGGAATAGCTGATGTCACCTATGTCACAGAGTCATCTGACTGCTCTTCTGATGAAGGAATATCTGATGTCACCTATGACATAGAGCCATCTAACCGGTCTTCTGATGGACATTCTCCCCCCAATGACGATCTAGCACACTGGTCCTTTCATAGAGTTCGGCCTCCATTCCTAAAAGATGAAGATCCAGCTGCCAGGTCTTCTGATGGACATTCTCTCTCCAGTGATGTTGATCTAGCTCACTGGTCTTTTCAGAGAGTTCAGCCTCCATGGTTAAAAGGTGAAGATCCAGCTGCCACGTCTTCTGATGGCACTAAAACACCAGACCGCACTGCTGCAGCCTCAGCCTCCTCTGGTCTAAACCTCTTCAGCCGAGTTGCAACAACCTTTAGTTGCTGCTGCCACCCTACTGTGGAAGACTGA